One Acidimicrobiales bacterium DNA segment encodes these proteins:
- a CDS encoding serine hydrolase domain-containing protein: MHGHVHPDFAPVAEKLRRALGGGRFRNGRGGAAVAVYHRGELVVDAWGGVKDAAGNPWERDTMATSFSTTKGVVATVVHRLVDRGELDYDDPVARYWPEFAAAGKDRITIRHLLTHQAGMHDVRRLVSTPETLLDWDDMTARLAAAAPRWEPGVRPGYHAVTYGWLVGEVIRRVTGLTVDEAVQREIAEPLGLDGLRIGLPESERARAADLLMSRKSVDRLERLGRRLETRDRYRPFVEALLVDGFLDLTLTDRIHDGEIPAANGVFTARSLARMYAALATPDAFDQPRLLSPETTARATEIQTSARDSVIGFNMRWRLGYHMAATTAGVLPHGFGHFGFGGSGGWGDPDSGLAVAFVCNAVAGTPFGDLRFLRLGGAAVRSERRR; encoded by the coding sequence ATGCACGGACACGTCCACCCCGATTTCGCCCCGGTTGCCGAGAAGCTGCGTCGCGCGCTGGGCGGTGGCCGGTTCCGGAACGGCCGCGGTGGCGCGGCGGTGGCGGTGTACCACCGCGGCGAGCTGGTCGTTGACGCGTGGGGCGGCGTCAAGGACGCAGCCGGCAACCCGTGGGAGCGCGACACCATGGCGACGAGCTTCTCCACGACGAAGGGAGTGGTCGCGACGGTCGTGCACCGGCTCGTCGATCGCGGCGAACTTGACTACGACGATCCGGTGGCTCGCTACTGGCCCGAGTTCGCGGCGGCGGGCAAGGACCGCATCACGATCCGTCACCTCCTCACCCACCAGGCCGGCATGCACGACGTGCGGAGGTTGGTGAGTACACCAGAGACGCTCCTCGACTGGGACGACATGACCGCGCGTCTCGCCGCGGCCGCACCGCGTTGGGAGCCGGGCGTTCGACCCGGCTACCACGCCGTCACCTACGGGTGGCTCGTCGGCGAGGTGATCCGTCGCGTCACCGGGCTCACGGTCGACGAGGCCGTCCAACGCGAAATCGCGGAGCCTCTCGGTCTCGACGGGCTCCGTATCGGTCTCCCCGAGTCCGAGCGGGCGCGGGCGGCGGACCTGCTGATGTCGCGCAAATCCGTCGACCGGTTGGAGCGGCTGGGCCGCCGGCTGGAGACGCGCGACCGCTACCGCCCGTTCGTCGAAGCGCTCCTGGTCGACGGCTTCCTCGATCTCACCCTGACCGACCGGATCCACGACGGCGAGATCCCGGCCGCCAATGGTGTGTTCACCGCCCGGTCCCTGGCCCGCATGTACGCCGCCCTCGCCACTCCCGATGCGTTCGACCAGCCGCGTCTGCTGTCGCCCGAGACCACCGCGCGGGCCACCGAGATCCAGACGAGCGCGCGCGACTCGGTGATCGGGTTCAACATGCGCTGGCGCCTCGGCTACCACATGGCGGCCACGACGGCCGGGGTGTTGCCGCACGGGTTCGGGCACTTCGGATTCGGTGGTTCGGGAGGCTGGGGCGACCCCGATTCAGGCCTGGCGGTCGCCTTCGTGTGCAACGCGGTGGCGGGCACGCCGTTCGGCGATCTCCGCTTCCTCCGCCTCGGCGGCGCCGCGGTCC